A single Longimicrobium sp. DNA region contains:
- a CDS encoding glycoside hydrolase family 3 protein, which yields MVISGMLFCRFASLFLALAACSPAGDAEGASAKADDRAPPTAREAPAVPPLQTDTTGRAWVERTLAGMTLRQRVAQLVFPWISGQSLEANPGEVQRIRTWVAGDGVGGLIISTGSPQATAAKLNAAQARSGVPLLVVSDLETGPGTRLTPGGTRMPPAMAFGAADDTAFARQAGRVTAVEARAVGIHATLGPVLDVNVNPANPIINVRSFGESAEMVSRMGAAWVAGAREGGLLTIGKHFPGHGDTHADSHVGLAVVEADAARLTRVELPPFRAAIRAGMDGVLAGHIAARGVEGAGAPPASQSVRMIGGVLRGELGFQGIVFTDALNMAGATQGISVTEASIRSLLAGADALLQPPGHEGVIDGIVAAVRSGRIPAARIDEAARRVLMAKAAAGLHRGARVDAAAVGAIAGRAEHRAVARSVAERSLTLARNQGGVVPLARGSRVLHVTYTSTGRGPSGAEIHRALAAGGVSAEHVRVGPSTSAAQFAALRTRASGVNTVVVSVAVAPVQYRALAISSAFGAWVQGLAAGGTRVVVVSLGTPYLLQAFPAVPAYLLAWDSREPTEGAAAAALLGAVPIRGRLPVSLPPFHRLGDGVTLPQR from the coding sequence GTGGTGATCAGCGGAATGCTGTTTTGCCGGTTCGCGTCCCTGTTCCTGGCGCTCGCGGCCTGCTCACCCGCGGGCGACGCGGAGGGCGCCAGCGCGAAAGCGGACGACCGCGCGCCGCCGACGGCGCGCGAGGCGCCCGCCGTCCCTCCGCTGCAGACGGACACGACGGGGCGCGCGTGGGTGGAGCGCACCCTCGCTGGAATGACGCTACGGCAGCGGGTGGCGCAGCTCGTCTTTCCGTGGATCAGCGGGCAGTCGCTGGAGGCCAATCCCGGCGAGGTGCAGCGCATCCGCACCTGGGTGGCGGGCGATGGCGTCGGCGGGCTGATCATCTCCACGGGCTCGCCGCAGGCCACCGCCGCCAAGCTGAACGCCGCGCAGGCCCGTTCGGGGGTGCCGCTGCTGGTGGTCTCGGACCTGGAGACGGGGCCGGGGACGCGGCTGACGCCGGGCGGCACGCGCATGCCCCCCGCGATGGCGTTCGGCGCGGCGGACGACACGGCGTTCGCGCGGCAGGCCGGGCGCGTCACGGCGGTGGAGGCGCGCGCCGTGGGCATCCACGCCACGCTGGGGCCCGTGCTGGACGTGAACGTCAACCCGGCCAACCCCATCATCAACGTGCGCTCCTTCGGCGAGTCGGCCGAGATGGTGTCTCGGATGGGCGCCGCGTGGGTGGCCGGCGCGCGCGAGGGCGGCCTGCTGACCATCGGCAAGCACTTTCCCGGGCACGGCGACACGCACGCCGACTCGCACGTGGGGCTGGCGGTGGTGGAGGCGGACGCGGCGCGGCTGACGCGGGTGGAGCTTCCGCCGTTTCGCGCGGCCATTCGCGCCGGCATGGACGGCGTGCTGGCGGGGCACATCGCGGCGCGCGGGGTGGAGGGCGCAGGCGCGCCGCCTGCGTCGCAGTCGGTGAGGATGATCGGCGGCGTGCTGCGGGGAGAGCTGGGCTTTCAGGGAATCGTGTTCACCGATGCACTGAACATGGCGGGCGCCACGCAGGGGATCTCCGTCACCGAGGCGAGCATCCGCTCCCTGCTGGCCGGGGCCGACGCGCTGCTGCAGCCGCCCGGCCACGAGGGGGTGATCGACGGCATCGTCGCGGCGGTACGGTCGGGGCGCATCCCGGCCGCGCGGATCGACGAGGCCGCGCGGCGGGTGCTGATGGCCAAGGCCGCGGCGGGGCTGCACCGCGGCGCGCGGGTGGATGCTGCAGCCGTGGGGGCGATCGCCGGGCGCGCGGAGCACCGGGCGGTGGCGCGTTCGGTTGCGGAGCGCTCGCTGACGCTGGCGCGCAACCAGGGCGGCGTGGTGCCGCTGGCCCGCGGCTCGCGCGTGCTGCACGTCACGTACACCAGCACCGGACGCGGGCCGTCCGGCGCCGAGATTCACCGTGCCCTGGCGGCGGGCGGGGTCTCGGCCGAGCACGTTCGCGTGGGGCCGTCGACCTCTGCCGCCCAGTTCGCCGCGCTGCGCACCCGGGCGTCCGGCGTGAATACCGTCGTGGTGAGCGTGGCCGTGGCGCCCGTGCAGTACCGCGCCCTGGCCATCTCATCCGCCTTCGGCGCCTGGGTGCAGGGGCTGGCGGCGGGGGGCACGCGCGTGGTCGTGGTGTCGCTGGGAACGCCGTACCTGCTGCAGGCCTTTCCCGCGGTTCCCGCCTACCTGCTGGCCTGGGACAGCCGCGAGCCGACGGAGGGCGCCGCCGCGGCAGCGCTGCTCGGCGCTGTGCCCATCCGCGGGCGGCTTCCCGTTTCCCTCCCGCCGTTCCACCGGCTGGGAGACGGTGTCACGCTGCCTCAGCGGTGA
- a CDS encoding DinB family protein translates to MYRRIDDFVKDWEHDAQTTLKVLRALTDESLAQRIVPEGRSLGRLAWHVTETLPEMMEHAGLHGVTGPVPLSETPASAAEIVAAYEGAAASVGPAVTAGWADDMLDEEVPMYGQQWKRGLVLSVLLLHQAHHRGQMTVLMRQAGLTVPGCYGPAAEEWAAMGIPAMA, encoded by the coding sequence ATGTACAGGCGAATCGACGATTTCGTGAAGGACTGGGAGCACGATGCGCAGACTACGCTCAAGGTGCTGCGCGCGTTGACGGACGAGTCGCTGGCGCAGCGCATCGTGCCCGAGGGGCGCTCGCTGGGGCGGCTGGCGTGGCACGTGACGGAAACGCTGCCGGAGATGATGGAGCACGCCGGGCTGCACGGCGTCACCGGGCCGGTTCCGCTGTCCGAGACGCCTGCGTCCGCCGCGGAGATCGTGGCGGCGTACGAGGGCGCGGCGGCTTCGGTCGGTCCGGCCGTTACCGCCGGGTGGGCGGACGACATGCTGGACGAAGAGGTGCCGATGTACGGCCAGCAGTGGAAGCGCGGGCTGGTGCTGAGCGTGCTGCTGCTTCACCAGGCCCATCACCGCGGCCAGATGACGGTCCTGATGCGCCAGGCCGGGCTCACGGTGCCCGGATGCTACGGCCCGGCGGCCGAGGAATGGGCGGCGATGGGCATCCCCGCAATGGCGTAG
- a CDS encoding biotin/lipoyl-containing protein produces the protein MRYFVTIAGREVEVDLTGPTPVVDGTPVEAQLSTLPGTRTRHLLAGGRSYPFAVQAGDRKGRWILATGAERFTADAVDERTRAIREMTGTVDDVADKTIVAPMPGLVLKIEVAVGDAVRAGQGVVVVEAMKMENELKAPADGVVASIAVQPGQTVDKGATLITLE, from the coding sequence ATGCGCTATTTCGTAACCATCGCCGGACGCGAAGTGGAAGTGGACCTGACCGGCCCCACGCCCGTGGTGGACGGCACGCCCGTCGAGGCCCAGCTTTCCACGCTTCCGGGCACCCGAACCCGCCACCTGCTGGCCGGTGGACGCTCCTATCCGTTCGCCGTACAGGCGGGGGATCGAAAGGGGCGTTGGATCCTGGCGACCGGCGCCGAGCGCTTTACCGCTGACGCCGTGGACGAGCGCACCCGCGCCATCCGCGAGATGACGGGCACTGTGGACGACGTGGCCGACAAGACCATCGTCGCGCCGATGCCGGGGCTGGTGCTAAAGATCGAGGTGGCCGTGGGCGACGCGGTCCGCGCCGGGCAGGGTGTCGTAGTGGTGGAGGCGATGAAGATGGAGAACGAGCTCAAGGCGCCCGCGGACGGCGTCGTGGCCAGCATCGCCGTGCAGCCGGGGCAGACGGTGGACAAGGGCGCCACATTGATTACGCTCGAGTAG
- a CDS encoding class I SAM-dependent RNA methyltransferase gives MSDRGPRRPGGGQGGRGRGTGQGPRRPPPTATVRIDSIAAGGEGVGRLPDGRVTFVHRTAPGDLAEVALVERKERWTRGRLLRVIEPSPERREAPCAFYERCGGCTLEHLTYDAQLRAKSRIVADALTRIGGLAVEAPEVVPSPNEHRYRNRVSFALRRTEHGRVLAGFHALGDPDEIVDLDGGCLLFEEPIARVWDGIRRNWGPDARRLPSGQQLRLTLRASSAGQVSLLVEGGFAPGRPQELIDLVPRLVSVYHRPGEAVPDLIAGAPGLPETWGDETVELSGAAFLQVNRAAAALLEQHVMSVIGDAAGLRVVDAYCGIGLHARRLARAGASVTGIELDPDAVAEARRSAPEGAVFITAPVEDVLAEHLPADLVILNPPRAGIAAEAAEALAAQPAARIVYISCNPATLARDLKRMGGAYSLEGIRSFDLFPQTAHVETVVSLTHNRA, from the coding sequence TTGAGCGACCGCGGTCCCCGCCGCCCCGGCGGCGGGCAGGGAGGACGCGGACGAGGGACGGGGCAGGGGCCGCGCCGGCCTCCGCCCACGGCGACGGTTCGGATCGACTCGATCGCGGCGGGCGGCGAGGGCGTGGGCAGGTTGCCGGACGGTCGCGTGACCTTCGTTCATCGCACCGCGCCCGGCGACCTGGCCGAGGTGGCGCTGGTGGAGCGAAAGGAGCGGTGGACGCGGGGGAGGCTGCTGCGTGTGATCGAGCCGTCGCCCGAGCGGCGGGAGGCGCCCTGCGCGTTCTACGAGCGCTGTGGTGGCTGCACGCTGGAGCACCTGACGTACGATGCGCAGCTTCGCGCCAAGTCGCGCATCGTGGCGGACGCGCTCACGCGGATCGGCGGGCTGGCGGTGGAGGCGCCGGAGGTCGTCCCCTCCCCGAACGAGCACCGCTATCGCAACCGCGTGTCGTTTGCGCTGCGGCGCACGGAGCACGGGCGCGTGCTGGCGGGCTTTCACGCGCTGGGCGACCCGGACGAGATCGTGGACCTGGATGGCGGCTGCCTGCTCTTCGAAGAGCCGATCGCCCGCGTGTGGGACGGCATCCGCCGCAACTGGGGCCCCGACGCGCGCCGCCTGCCCTCGGGGCAGCAGCTTCGGCTGACGCTGCGCGCCTCGTCCGCGGGTCAGGTGTCGCTGCTGGTGGAGGGCGGATTCGCCCCGGGCCGGCCGCAGGAATTGATCGACCTGGTCCCCCGCCTGGTCAGCGTCTACCATCGCCCGGGCGAGGCCGTGCCCGACCTGATCGCGGGCGCGCCGGGGCTGCCGGAGACGTGGGGCGACGAGACGGTGGAGCTGAGCGGCGCGGCGTTCCTGCAGGTGAACCGCGCGGCCGCGGCCCTGCTGGAGCAGCACGTGATGTCGGTGATCGGCGACGCTGCGGGGCTGCGCGTGGTGGATGCGTACTGCGGCATCGGCCTGCACGCGCGGCGGCTGGCGCGCGCGGGGGCCAGCGTGACGGGGATCGAGCTGGACCCCGACGCCGTGGCCGAGGCGCGGCGGAGCGCGCCGGAGGGGGCCGTGTTCATTACCGCGCCGGTGGAAGACGTGCTCGCCGAGCACCTGCCGGCGGACTTGGTGATCCTGAACCCGCCACGGGCCGGCATCGCGGCGGAGGCGGCGGAGGCGCTCGCGGCCCAACCGGCGGCGCGGATCGTCTACATCTCGTGCAACCCGGCCACGCTGGCGCGCGACCTGAAGCGGATGGGCGGAGCGTACTCGCTCGAAGGCATTCGCTCGTTCGACCTGTTCCCGCAGACCGCGCACGTGGAAACTGTGGTTAGCCTTACGCACAACCGAGCCTGA